From the Rhodoferax sp. WC2427 genome, one window contains:
- a CDS encoding FUSC family membrane protein gives MPPARPLAPTKPTLADRLLAHTDRFLRVALSQYVTNGLSVTLGLVVIMLLVFESAGLAGASSAALGVMVTSMPDVPAPRRRKFMQMLPAPLLGIPLFMLVQLVRADVLLLGVVIVAGTFLAVMVMAWGKRGGPITFALLFSMLFSMAAPPPASLEMIAEHGGWFALGAGLYLLWGVLTTHWLNNRFRTQLLAECLHSFAQILRTQAQRFAPHADPQALLARMLEQQATFADYLQSTRDVVLESPTTPARTRLAAMLLGLLEARDHQLACDLDLDTLLQHPGSSATLPALQHVLNTTAQQLEALSLSLLLGRSMQAIAPIANLRAALAGVLPLRPEAQPLPEPLAVGTPDTSALLHNMADRIGHINDEAVHLAALARGDASPELAAVRTQWQLFVSPTRWAWAPLLGQLGWRAPTLRYALRATLAMAAGYLVSLHLPWAAHKYWILTTIVVVMRGNLAQTLQRRDARVAGTLLGCVLVMALLATHPGARTLFLVIALSMGLAHAFALRRYLFTCIFATLAGLLQAHLLLVGVAPTFAIFERLGDTLLGAALAWLFSYVLPAWERSQLPGLVRRSLQAQLQHAKLALELGEPAQASDLPWRLARREAYDSLSALTLATQRSLAEPDEVRPPLAPLEAVQARSYQLLAQLTAIKSLLLLRRSQLDMAVATPALQEAARQITLELTAAPKKETAPAWQEVKVDEEVPSAAAQPFQPRPDPTAVDDLTPWLLRRLTLATAMARELQQAASLAQQRKAQA, from the coding sequence ATGCCCCCAGCACGCCCCCTAGCCCCCACCAAGCCCACCCTAGCCGACCGCCTCCTCGCCCACACCGACCGCTTCCTCCGCGTCGCCCTGAGCCAGTACGTCACCAACGGCCTCAGCGTCACCCTGGGCCTGGTGGTGATCATGCTGCTGGTGTTCGAATCCGCCGGGCTGGCGGGGGCGTCGAGTGCGGCGCTGGGGGTGATGGTGACCAGCATGCCGGACGTGCCGGCGCCGCGGCGGCGCAAGTTCATGCAGATGCTGCCTGCGCCGCTGCTGGGGATACCGCTGTTCATGCTGGTGCAGCTAGTGCGGGCCGATGTGCTGCTGCTGGGCGTGGTGATTGTGGCGGGCACGTTTTTGGCGGTGATGGTGATGGCCTGGGGCAAGCGCGGCGGGCCGATCACGTTTGCGCTGCTGTTTTCCATGCTGTTCTCCATGGCGGCCCCGCCCCCTGCGTCGCTGGAGATGATTGCCGAGCACGGTGGCTGGTTTGCGCTGGGGGCGGGGCTGTACCTGCTGTGGGGCGTGCTGACCACGCACTGGCTGAACAACCGTTTTCGCACCCAGTTGCTGGCCGAGTGCCTGCACAGTTTTGCGCAGATTTTGCGCACCCAGGCGCAGCGTTTTGCGCCGCATGCCGACCCGCAAGCGCTGTTGGCCCGGATGCTGGAGCAGCAGGCCACCTTTGCCGACTATCTGCAAAGCACCCGCGACGTGGTGCTGGAGTCGCCCACCACCCCGGCGCGCACGCGGCTGGCGGCCATGCTGCTGGGCCTGCTGGAGGCGCGCGACCACCAACTGGCCTGCGACCTGGACCTGGACACACTGTTGCAGCACCCCGGCAGCAGCGCCACCCTGCCCGCGCTGCAGCACGTGCTCAACACCACCGCCCAGCAACTGGAGGCGCTGAGCCTGTCGCTGCTGCTGGGGCGCAGCATGCAGGCGATTGCACCCATTGCCAACCTGCGCGCCGCCCTGGCCGGGGTGCTGCCGCTGCGGCCCGAGGCCCAACCCCTGCCCGAGCCGCTGGCCGTGGGCACGCCAGACACCAGCGCGCTGCTGCACAACATGGCCGACCGCATTGGCCACATCAATGACGAGGCCGTGCACTTGGCCGCGCTGGCGCGGGGCGATGCCAGCCCGGAGCTGGCGGCGGTGCGCACACAGTGGCAGCTGTTTGTGAGCCCCACGCGCTGGGCCTGGGCACCGCTGCTGGGGCAACTGGGCTGGCGCGCGCCCACCCTGCGCTACGCGCTGCGGGCCACGCTGGCCATGGCGGCGGGCTACCTGGTGTCGCTGCACCTGCCCTGGGCGGCGCACAAATACTGGATATTGACCACCATCGTGGTGGTGATGCGCGGCAACCTGGCGCAAACGCTGCAGCGGCGCGACGCGCGGGTGGCGGGCACGCTGCTGGGCTGTGTGCTGGTAATGGCGCTGCTGGCCACCCACCCCGGTGCGCGCACACTGTTTTTGGTGATTGCGCTGAGCATGGGGCTGGCCCACGCGTTTGCGCTGCGCCGCTACCTGTTCACCTGCATTTTTGCCACGCTGGCCGGGCTGCTGCAGGCGCACCTGTTGCTGGTGGGCGTGGCCCCCACGTTTGCGATTTTTGAACGGCTGGGCGACACGCTGCTGGGCGCGGCCCTGGCCTGGCTGTTCAGCTACGTGCTGCCCGCCTGGGAGCGCAGCCAGCTGCCGGGCCTGGTGCGGCGCAGCCTGCAGGCGCAACTGCAGCACGCCAAGCTGGCGCTGGAGCTGGGCGAACCCGCGCAGGCATCCGACCTGCCCTGGCGGCTGGCGCGGCGCGAGGCCTACGACAGCCTGTCGGCCCTGACCCTGGCCACCCAGCGCAGCCTGGCCGAACCCGACGAGGTGCGCCCGCCGCTGGCCCCGCTGGAGGCAGTGCAGGCGCGCAGCTACCAGTTGCTGGCGCAGTTGACGGCCATCAAGTCGCTGCTGTTGCTGCGCCGCAGCCAGCTCGACATGGCCGTGGCCACCCCGGCGCTGCAAGAGGCAGCGCGGCAGATCACCCTGGAGCTGACCGCCGCGCCCAAAAAGGAAACCGCCCCGGCCTGGCAGGAAGTGAAGGTAGATGAGGAGGTGCCCTCCGCCGCCGCCCAGCCCTTCCAGCCCCGGCCCGACCCCACGGCGGTGGACGACCTCACCCCCTGGCTGCTGCGGCGGCTGACCCTGGCCACGGCCATGGCGCGCGAGTTGCAGCAGGCCGCCAGCCTGGCCCAACAGCGCAAGGCACAAGCCTGA
- a CDS encoding ATP-dependent helicase, translating into MSAGMNPAQQEAVNYLHGPCLVLAGAGSGKTRVITHKIGRLIESGVPPKSIAAITFTNKAAMEMRDRAKALIGRDAKDVVVSTFHALGVRMVREDGKLLGLKPQFSILDADDVTGILKDAGGSVDVATARTWQWTISKWKNMGLNAEQAAAQAADDSEAITARVMALYEERLTAYQSVDFDDLISLPLRLLRDFEEVRTKWQRVLNHVLVDEYQDTNATQYEVLKYLVGERAHFTAVGDDDQSIYGWRGATLDNLKKLPIDFPQLKVITLEQNYRSTSAILRAANNVIGPNPKLYPKTLFSELGEGEPVRVVDADNEEHEAERAVARIQSLRAGTAAVVQGPQYQEFRHFAILYRANHQAKPFEKALRKAAIPYKVSGGTGFFDRAEIKDLCAWFRLWINSDDDPAFLRCITTPKRGIGHQTLGKLGEFATQYKLSLFESLFTASLGALLPAKALDGLHEFGRYVTDLEYQARRTIGAEDSLAFMLQWLKDIDYEKHLYDGEDSEKVAAARWTNVLEFCDWMAARAGGQTDEDSGTTTIRETKSLLEVAQTIALLSTINQREKDADVVTLSTLHASKGLEWPHVMLAGVTEGMLPFKLDDDEGRQQVVADDITQRLQEERRLMYVGITRAQRSLAVSWTKKKKKGRETVAAQPSRFIKEMGLDQATVKEDPREKLRALRAEFAQKSQVNAAAARAAQNP; encoded by the coding sequence ATGTCCGCCGGAATGAACCCCGCCCAGCAAGAAGCTGTGAACTACCTGCACGGCCCTTGCCTGGTGCTGGCGGGGGCGGGGTCGGGCAAGACGCGGGTGATCACGCACAAGATCGGGCGGCTGATCGAATCCGGCGTGCCGCCCAAGAGCATTGCGGCCATCACCTTTACCAACAAGGCGGCGATGGAAATGCGCGACCGGGCCAAGGCGCTGATCGGGCGCGATGCCAAGGACGTGGTGGTCAGCACTTTCCACGCCCTGGGCGTGCGCATGGTGCGCGAAGACGGCAAGCTGCTGGGCCTGAAGCCCCAGTTCAGCATCCTGGATGCCGACGACGTGACCGGCATTTTGAAAGACGCCGGTGGCAGTGTGGATGTGGCCACGGCGCGCACCTGGCAGTGGACCATCAGCAAGTGGAAAAACATGGGGCTGAACGCCGAGCAGGCCGCCGCCCAGGCCGCGGACGACAGCGAAGCCATTACCGCCCGCGTGATGGCGCTGTACGAAGAGCGCCTCACCGCCTACCAGAGCGTGGACTTTGACGACCTGATCAGCCTGCCGCTGCGCCTGCTGCGCGACTTTGAAGAGGTGCGCACCAAGTGGCAGCGCGTGCTCAACCACGTGCTGGTCGATGAATACCAGGACACCAACGCCACCCAGTACGAGGTGCTGAAGTACCTGGTGGGCGAACGCGCGCACTTCACCGCCGTGGGCGACGACGACCAGTCCATCTACGGCTGGCGCGGCGCCACACTGGACAACCTGAAGAAGCTGCCCATCGACTTTCCGCAGCTGAAAGTCATCACGCTGGAGCAAAACTACCGCTCCACCAGCGCCATCCTGCGCGCGGCCAACAATGTGATCGGCCCCAACCCCAAGCTGTACCCCAAAACCCTGTTCAGCGAGCTGGGCGAAGGTGAGCCGGTGCGGGTGGTGGATGCCGACAACGAAGAGCACGAGGCCGAGCGCGCCGTGGCCCGCATCCAGAGCCTGCGCGCCGGTACGGCGGCGGTGGTGCAGGGGCCGCAGTACCAGGAGTTTCGCCACTTCGCCATCCTGTACCGCGCCAACCACCAGGCCAAGCCCTTTGAGAAGGCGCTGCGCAAAGCGGCGATTCCGTACAAGGTGTCCGGCGGCACCGGCTTTTTTGACCGGGCCGAGATCAAGGACCTGTGCGCCTGGTTCCGCCTGTGGATCAATAGCGACGACGACCCGGCCTTTCTGCGCTGCATCACCACGCCCAAGCGCGGCATTGGCCACCAGACGCTGGGCAAGCTGGGCGAATTTGCCACGCAGTACAAACTGAGCCTGTTCGAGTCGCTGTTCACCGCGTCGCTGGGCGCGCTGCTGCCCGCCAAGGCGCTGGACGGCCTGCACGAATTTGGCCGCTACGTGACGGATCTGGAATACCAGGCCCGGCGCACCATCGGCGCCGAAGACTCGCTGGCCTTCATGCTGCAGTGGCTCAAGGACATCGACTACGAGAAGCACCTGTACGACGGTGAAGACAGCGAAAAGGTGGCCGCCGCCCGCTGGACCAATGTGCTGGAGTTTTGCGACTGGATGGCCGCCCGCGCCGGTGGCCAGACCGACGAAGATTCGGGCACCACCACCATCCGTGAAACCAAGAGCCTGCTGGAAGTGGCCCAGACCATCGCCCTGCTGTCCACCATCAACCAGCGCGAAAAGGATGCCGACGTGGTGACGCTCTCCACCCTGCACGCCTCCAAGGGGCTGGAATGGCCACACGTGATGCTGGCGGGCGTGACCGAGGGCATGCTGCCCTTCAAGCTGGACGACGACGAAGGCCGCCAGCAGGTGGTGGCCGATGACATTACCCAGCGCCTGCAGGAAGAGCGCCGCCTGATGTACGTGGGTATCACCCGCGCCCAGCGCAGCCTGGCCGTGAGCTGGACCAAAAAGAAGAAAAAAGGCCGCGAAACCGTGGCCGCCCAGCCCAGCCGCTTCATCAAGGAGATGGGGCTGGACCAGGCCACGGTCAAAGAGGATCCGCGCGAAAAGCTGCGTGCGCTGCGCGCCGAATTCGCCCAGAAATCGCAAGTCAATGCCGCCGCCGCCCGGGCCGCGCAGAATCCATGA
- a CDS encoding LacI family DNA-binding transcriptional regulator gives MATRKSTIYDLAKLADVSASTVSAILNGTWKERRIAAKTVEKVQQLAAEQRYTLNRQASGLRTSKSGLIGMLIPLHDNRFFSSMAQTFETLARARGLYPIVVSTLRDPALEVQTVSALISYRIESLLVVGATDPDAVSRLCASHDVAHVNVDLPGTLASSVISDNYWGAQQLTACLVAHSQPQRAARRNKLYFLGGVASDYATRRRIDGFTDTLAAEFGPVDPAQIVACGYEAHLAEAAARALYQRLGGLPRALFVNSTIALEGVTRFLKTLPDAELARSTFGCFDWDPFAAYLSFPLWMVRQDIEGLLGGAFEILDAGSYAEGRVVEIKPALLSM, from the coding sequence ATGGCCACCCGCAAATCCACCATCTACGACCTGGCCAAGCTGGCCGACGTGTCGGCCTCCACCGTCAGCGCCATCCTCAACGGCACCTGGAAAGAGCGCCGCATCGCCGCCAAAACCGTCGAGAAAGTGCAGCAGCTGGCGGCCGAGCAGCGGTACACCCTGAACCGCCAGGCCAGCGGCCTGCGTACCAGCAAGTCCGGCCTGATCGGCATGCTGATACCGCTGCACGACAACCGCTTTTTCAGCAGCATGGCGCAAACCTTTGAGACGCTGGCCCGCGCCCGCGGCCTGTACCCCATCGTGGTCAGCACCCTGCGCGACCCGGCACTGGAGGTGCAGACGGTGAGCGCGCTGATCTCCTACCGCATCGAGTCGCTGCTGGTGGTGGGCGCCACCGACCCCGACGCGGTGAGCCGCCTGTGCGCCAGCCACGATGTGGCGCACGTGAATGTGGACTTGCCCGGCACCCTGGCCAGCTCGGTCATCAGCGACAACTACTGGGGCGCGCAACAGCTCACCGCCTGCCTGGTGGCCCATTCGCAGCCGCAGCGTGCGGCGCGGCGCAACAAGCTGTATTTCTTGGGCGGTGTGGCCAGCGACTACGCCACCCGCCGCCGTATCGACGGCTTTACCGACACGCTGGCGGCCGAGTTTGGCCCCGTGGACCCGGCGCAGATCGTGGCCTGCGGCTACGAGGCGCACCTGGCCGAAGCGGCCGCCCGCGCCCTGTACCAGCGCCTGGGTGGCCTGCCGCGGGCGCTGTTTGTCAACTCGACCATCGCACTGGAAGGCGTGACGCGTTTCCTGAAAACCCTGCCCGATGCCGAGCTGGCGCGCAGCACCTTTGGCTGCTTCGACTGGGACCCGTTTGCCGCCTACCTGAGCTTTCCGCTGTGGATGGTGCGCCAGGACATCGAGGGCCTGCTGGGAGGGGCGTTCGAGATTCTGGACGCAGGCAGCTACGCCGAGGGGCGGGTGGTCGAGATCAAGCCCGCGCTGCTGAGCATGTAG
- a CDS encoding MFS transporter, with product MAPSHSTLRQIPRGIWVLGFVSLLMDISSEMVHSLLPLFMVTTLGASALLVGVVEGLAEATALIVKVFSGTLSDYLGRRKGLALLGYGLGALTKPLFAIAPGMGMVLTARLLDRVGKGIRGAPRDALVADIAPAHLRGAAFGLRQSLDTVGAFAGPLLAVGLMLLWANDFRAVFWVAVVPGLLAVALLFFGLHEPPAQAGAQRSNPITRHNLRSLGPAYWWVVGLGAVFTLARFSEAFLVLRAQQGGMPLALVPLVMVAMNIVYAASAYPFGKLSDRMGHTQLLALGLVVLVAADLVLAYSSHWGVVLAGVALWGVHMGITQGLLATMVAATAPPALRGTAYGFFNLASGLALLLASVLAGLLWDRLGASATFYAGAGLCGLALLVLAWRPLKSRPPPPD from the coding sequence ATGGCCCCATCCCACAGTACTTTGCGCCAGATTCCCCGTGGCATCTGGGTGCTGGGGTTTGTGAGCCTGCTGATGGACATCTCGTCGGAGATGGTGCACAGCCTGCTGCCGCTGTTCATGGTGACCACGCTGGGGGCCAGCGCCTTGCTGGTGGGCGTGGTCGAGGGGCTGGCCGAGGCCACGGCGCTGATCGTCAAGGTGTTTTCCGGCACGCTGAGCGACTACCTGGGCCGCCGCAAGGGCCTGGCGCTGCTGGGCTACGGCCTGGGCGCGCTGACCAAGCCGCTGTTTGCCATCGCGCCCGGCATGGGCATGGTGCTCACCGCCCGGCTGCTGGACCGGGTGGGCAAGGGCATCCGCGGCGCGCCCCGCGATGCGCTGGTGGCCGACATCGCGCCCGCCCACCTGCGCGGTGCCGCCTTTGGCCTGCGCCAGTCGCTGGACACGGTGGGTGCGTTCGCCGGGCCGCTGCTGGCGGTGGGGCTGATGCTGCTGTGGGCCAACGACTTCCGGGCGGTGTTCTGGGTGGCGGTGGTGCCGGGCCTGCTGGCGGTGGCGCTGCTGTTTTTCGGCCTGCACGAGCCGCCCGCGCAGGCAGGAGCCCAGCGCAGCAACCCCATCACCCGGCACAACCTGCGCAGCCTGGGCCCGGCCTACTGGTGGGTAGTGGGCCTGGGCGCGGTGTTCACGCTGGCGCGCTTCAGCGAGGCGTTTCTGGTGCTGCGGGCGCAGCAGGGCGGCATGCCCCTGGCCCTGGTGCCGCTGGTGATGGTGGCCATGAATATCGTCTACGCCGCCTCGGCCTACCCGTTTGGCAAGCTGTCGGACCGCATGGGCCACACACAACTGCTGGCGCTGGGCCTGGTGGTGCTGGTGGCCGCCGACCTGGTACTGGCCTATAGCAGCCACTGGGGCGTGGTACTGGCCGGTGTGGCCCTGTGGGGCGTGCACATGGGCATCACCCAGGGCCTGCTGGCCACCATGGTGGCCGCCACCGCCCCGCCCGCGCTGCGCGGCACGGCCTACGGCTTCTTCAACCTGGCCAGCGGCCTGGCCCTGCTGCTGGCCAGCGTGTTGGCCGGGCTGCTGTGGGACCGGCTGGGCGCGTCGGCCACGTTCTACGCCGGGGCGGGCTTGTGTGGGCTGGCGCTGCTGGTGCTGGCCTGGCGGCCTTTAAAATCGCGCCCCCCTCCCCCTGATTGA
- a CDS encoding CDGSH iron-sulfur domain-containing protein, producing MKYSVTTSHEVYLCDCKESAYKPLCDGSHNQRV from the coding sequence ATGAAGTACAGCGTCACCACCAGCCATGAGGTGTACCTCTGCGACTGCAAGGAGTCCGCCTACAAGCCGCTATGCGACGGCAGCCACAACCAGCGGGTTTGA
- a CDS encoding phospholipase A, giving the protein MSSHPRLAFSLLVATLCGGAQAQLVSATDTATAIAKATASAPWLACSRLTNDKTARLACFDELAQQTTAPIAPTPALLTTAAAALPVVPPQPVAVALALAADQGCKDTRYSETSRFWELEEGSDCGTFGIRSFHPISLSLVGRSSVNDQPSSPAAGHTAATAIDYKRTETRIQVSMRTKVAQNLLTQGSPGLKDSLWFGYTQQSYWQLFSPDLSRPFRSTDHTPEVIYVYPSTLALPGDWKLRYTGVGLVHQSNGQNLPLSRSWNRVYVMAGFEKADQWRVQARAWQRIHESDGNDDNPDIADYIGRGELTVGWNVNKDNTLGMTLRHALRQDGRGSVRLEWLRTLAGDGGHKNALRLHTQVFSGYGDSLIDYNVRRTVLSVGLSLVDF; this is encoded by the coding sequence ATGAGTTCTCACCCTCGGCTTGCCTTCAGCCTGCTGGTGGCCACCCTGTGCGGCGGCGCGCAGGCGCAGCTGGTCAGTGCCACCGACACGGCCACGGCCATCGCCAAGGCCACCGCATCGGCCCCCTGGCTGGCCTGCAGCCGCCTGACCAACGACAAGACCGCCCGGCTGGCCTGCTTTGACGAACTGGCGCAGCAGACCACCGCCCCCATCGCCCCGACCCCTGCCTTGCTGACCACCGCCGCCGCCGCGCTGCCGGTGGTGCCGCCCCAGCCCGTGGCCGTGGCCCTGGCCCTCGCCGCCGACCAGGGCTGCAAGGACACCCGCTACTCGGAAACCTCGCGCTTCTGGGAACTGGAAGAAGGCAGCGACTGCGGCACCTTTGGCATCCGCAGCTTCCACCCGATCAGCCTGTCGCTGGTGGGGCGCAGCAGCGTCAATGACCAGCCCAGCAGCCCCGCCGCAGGCCACACCGCCGCCACGGCCATCGACTACAAGCGCACCGAAACCCGCATCCAGGTGTCGATGCGGACCAAGGTCGCCCAGAACCTGCTGACCCAGGGCAGCCCCGGCCTGAAGGATTCGCTGTGGTTTGGCTACACCCAGCAGTCGTACTGGCAGCTGTTCAGCCCCGACCTGTCGCGCCCTTTCCGCAGTACCGACCACACGCCCGAAGTCATCTACGTCTACCCCAGCACCCTGGCCCTGCCCGGGGACTGGAAGCTGCGCTACACCGGCGTGGGCCTGGTGCACCAGTCCAACGGCCAAAACCTGCCGCTGTCGCGCAGCTGGAACCGCGTCTACGTGATGGCCGGGTTTGAAAAAGCCGACCAGTGGCGCGTGCAGGCCCGCGCCTGGCAGCGCATCCACGAAAGCGACGGCAACGACGACAACCCCGACATCGCCGACTACATCGGCCGCGGCGAGTTGACCGTGGGCTGGAACGTGAACAAGGACAACACCCTGGGCATGACCTTGCGCCACGCCCTGCGCCAGGATGGCCGCGGCTCGGTGCGGCTGGAATGGCTGCGCACCCTGGCCGGCGACGGCGGCCACAAAAACGCCCTGCGCCTGCACACCCAGGTGTTCAGCGGCTACGGCGACAGCCTGATCGACTACAACGTGCGGCGCACGGTGTTGAGCGTGGGCCTGAGCCTGGTGGACTTTTAA
- a CDS encoding YdeI family protein, with translation MSKPSHHTFETSEQLHAWLRVNHASETELWVRIFKKATCQPSVTWDDCVVAAICWGWIDGLRKALDDTSFLQRLTPRRARSNWSQKNVQHAERLIAQGHMQAAGLAHVEAARSDGRWATAYAGSATMVVPEDFLAALRQDPVAHAFYATLKRQSLFTIYHRLHSAKRPETRQRRMVELLAKLGRGESP, from the coding sequence ATGAGCAAACCATCGCACCACACCTTTGAAACGTCTGAGCAGCTCCACGCGTGGCTGCGGGTGAACCACGCCAGCGAGACCGAGCTGTGGGTGCGCATCTTCAAAAAGGCCACCTGCCAGCCCTCCGTCACCTGGGACGATTGCGTGGTGGCCGCTATTTGCTGGGGCTGGATCGACGGGCTGCGCAAGGCCTTGGACGACACCTCGTTTCTGCAACGCCTGACCCCACGCCGCGCACGCTCCAACTGGTCGCAAAAAAACGTGCAGCATGCCGAACGGCTGATAGCGCAAGGGCACATGCAAGCCGCCGGCTTGGCGCACGTAGAGGCCGCGCGCAGCGATGGCCGCTGGGCCACCGCCTACGCCGGCAGCGCCACCATGGTGGTGCCCGAAGACTTTTTGGCGGCGCTGCGACAAGACCCCGTTGCCCACGCTTTTTACGCCACCCTCAAGCGGCAGAGCCTGTTCACCATCTACCACCGGCTGCACAGCGCCAAGCGCCCCGAAACCCGGCAGAGGCGGATGGTGGAGTTGCTGGCGAAGTTGGGGCGCGGCGAAAGTCCTTGA